GATCATCGCTCCAGTAGCTATCCAGCGCCTGAGCCGCTGTAACAAAGGCCAGGTTATTGCCACGGAACGTACCACTGTGCTGGCCGGGCTTCCACACGTCCAGTTCTGGCTTCATTAAAACAAGTGACATGGGCAGACCAAAGCCGGACAGCGACTTGGACAGCGTGATAATGTCAGGCTTGATTCCGGCAGCTTCAAAGCTGAAAAAGCTGCCGGTACGGCCACAACCGACCTGGATATCATCCACGATCAGCAGCATGTCGAACTTGCGGCACAGTTTTTCCAGTTCACGAATCCAGCGCCAGCTGGCCACGTTCACGCCACCCTCGCCCTGGACCGTTTCCACAATCACAGCAGCTGGCAAATCCAGGCCGCTGCTTGGATCTTCCAGCATGCGTTCGAAATAGGCAATGGTGTCAACGTCGGGGCCGATATATCCATCAAAAGGCATAAAGGCCGTGTTATGCAACGAGACGCCAGCTGCATCCCGGAATTTCTCATTGGCAGTAACGGCCAGCGAGCCGCCGCTCACACCATGAAAACCATGAGTAAACGACACCACGTTCGAACGCCCCTTGACCTGGCGCGCCAGTTTGAGCGCCGCCTCTACTGCATTGGTGCCGGTTGGACCGGTAAACTGAAGCGTGTAATCCATTTTGCGCGGTTTCAACAACACGCGCTCGAAAGTCTCCATAAAGTATTTTTTTGCCGATGTGGCCATATCCAGACCATGCACAACCCCATCGGTATTCAGATATTCAATCAGCTTCTTCTTGAGAATCGGATTATTATGTCCGTAATTCAAGGTACCTGCACCACTGAAAAAATCGATGTATTCTTTTCCTGATTCGTCAGTCAGAACAGAGCCTTTGGCCTGATTGAATATGACGGGGAATGAACGTACGTAACCACGTACTTCAGACTCCATGCGGTCGAAAATTTCTAAATCCATGATTTTTCCTATTTGATTAAATATTAAAAGACAATGCCTGAAAGGCATTCGGACGCCGGGCACGCCCTGGTGAACTCAACCCGGCGTTGGCCTAAGCGGCCCAATCTTCAAAAGACGTTCGTCGTCATGCGCTTGGGGCCCGAATAATTCTGGTTCAAATAGCGGGCTTTCTTCGATGCCGGCGCCCATGTTGCGAGCGACGGCGGCGAACATGCGACGAGAAGCGGCGTTGTCCGGCCCCACCGTTGTTTCAAGGTATCGAATATGCGTCAGGTTCGGCCGCTCCAGCAGACTTTGCAGCATTCGCTGACCCAGTCCATAGCCGCGCCCACGCTCGTGGACAGCGACCTGCCAGATAAACAATACGTCTGCCTTATCAGGAGGCTGATAGGCTGAGACAAATCCATCGATTTGGCCCTCGGCCTGCGCGACAACGCAGGTATTGTCAAAATGCTCACACAGCAGCAAATAGCTGTAAACCGAATTTAAATCCAATGGTGGGCACTGGGAAACCAATTGCCAGATGTCATAACCATCGGCCTTGGCAGGAGCTCTGAGCAGGTGCGAGTGTTTCTGCGCTGTCCCTGCCGCATGAGCGTGTTGCGAATGCGTTTGAGATGTGGTGAGTGCCGTATCAATCAAATTAAAATCCCGGATTCTGGGTGCGAGGCATCCGCCACTGGAACATCCAGTATGGGTGATGCCGGTTCATTGGAAACCTCATGCGCCACAACACTGTGTGCCTCCATGAGCATGACAATTTTTTCAAGCGACGTCGTAATGGCGGCCTGTTCTGTTTCTGGTAGATCCTTCAGCGCATCTGTCAGCTTGGTCTGAATGGGCGACGGCGTCGCTCTGACCAGCTCAATGCCGGCTTCGGTCGCAGTAATAAACACGATGCGACGGTCTTCCCTGCCGCGTTCACGACGAATCCAGCCCTTGTCTTCCAGACGGTCCAGAATACCGACGACGGTGCTGGGACTGACGTTGGATTTTGCGACTGATGGCTGTCGCCGTGATGGGCCCGTTCTCTACAATGGCGCCCAGGCAGATCAGCTGCGGTGCCGTTACGTTGCTGTAGGCGGCAAGTTGCCGCGAGTGCACGGCAATAGCCCGGGTTATACGGCGCAGCGCGCTGAGGATACGAATGTCATATTGAGTTTGCATATTAATTGTTTTACTCATAATAATTTATAGAGAAATCGCTTCCCTTGATAATCATTTCAACACTAATCATATGCGATCGAATGATTGCTGTCAAACCGGTTATTACCCTAATGATTAGGTAGAAAAATGAAGATGGGGAAATAAAGTCTGCATGAAGAAAATGAAGGCTATTGATTATTATTTTCTTTTATCTTCTGTTAAAACAACGATAATAAACCGTCTATGTTTAACAATAAGTTACTTATTTAATTTTAAAAATAAGAATATTGTCCGTAAAAAAACGTTCCCATACAGTTGGGCAAAGACCCGTTAGCTGTTCGGTCACTTTTCCTATTCGTTCAATCACAGGTTTGTTTTGACAAACATTAATTGACCGGTTAATATTTGCCTATGCAATCAATTGTCCCTTTACCCTTCAATTGATTGCATCGCCCTTCCGGATTTGTTTGTCTTCCGGCAGGGCGTCATTTTTTATACCCTACGCATAAGGGCATAAAAATCATGGAAAGATTTAAGACGTTATCGCAGAGCTTTGTTTATGAGCTGTGCCGGAAAGGTCAATCTGATCGTCTATACCGAAGCAGTAAATTCTAGGTTGTATGGCCGAACATTGTTCATAAATCCGACTCCTGTGGCTTATTGAAAACCATATGCATTGAATGAGAATTGCTTGCCTTTCAGGCTGATTGACTGCTCCGTTTTTTGAAAACGAGTCGTTGATCTCGATCTTGTTTGATTGGTATTTGATTTTTGTAGAAAGTCGATGCACTAGATATTCGACTCCCACTTCCCCCAT
Above is a window of Advenella kashmirensis WT001 DNA encoding:
- the ectB gene encoding diaminobutyrate--2-oxoglutarate transaminase, with the translated sequence MDLEIFDRMESEVRGYVRSFPVIFNQAKGSVLTDESGKEYIDFFSGAGTLNYGHNNPILKKKLIEYLNTDGVVHGLDMATSAKKYFMETFERVLLKPRKMDYTLQFTGPTGTNAVEAALKLARQVKGRSNVVSFTHGFHGVSGGSLAVTANEKFRDAAGVSLHNTAFMPFDGYIGPDVDTIAYFERMLEDPSSGLDLPAAVIVETVQGEGGVNVASWRWIRELEKLCRKFDMLLIVDDIQVGCGRTGSFFSFEAAGIKPDIITLSKSLSGFGLPMSLVLMKPELDVWKPGQHSGTFRGNNLAFVTAAQALDSYWSDDRFQNETRRKESIVRDWLENIVHSFPEAGFSVRGRGLIQGLVCDDRPELANKIAQQAFAHGLVIETSGAQDEVLKILPALTIEDAYLTQGLELIERSVAEVLKQEGKKSKVLKFGA
- the ectA gene encoding diaminobutyrate acetyltransferase, encoding MIDTALTTSQTHSQHAHAAGTAQKHSHLLRAPAKADGYDIWQLVSQCPPLDLNSVYSYLLLCEHFDNTCVVAQAEGQIDGFVSAYQPPDKADVLFIWQVAVHERGRGYGLGQRMLQSLLERPNLTHIRYLETTVGPDNAASRRMFAAVARNMGAGIEESPLFEPELFGPQAHDDERLLKIGPLRPTPG